In the genome of Raphanus sativus cultivar WK10039 chromosome 4, ASM80110v3, whole genome shotgun sequence, one region contains:
- the LOC108854747 gene encoding nitrate regulatory gene2 protein, which translates to MGCAASKLDSEDTVRRCKDRRRLMKEAVYARHHLAAAHSDYCRSLRLTGSALSSFAAGEPLSVSGQTPSVFLHPPPPQQQSPANLIPPRVPPPQQQSPANLIPPLLKLEQAPPPIIIANRQRRKQQNKPKVPHILSESSSPVSERSNLFPEAYQNSTYSATPSHASSVWNWENFYPPSPPDSEFFDKKAQERRRKQKKPDNPFSDDTETTERSSEYDFFNPSTNNKKKKQFESMDEEETEREEVQCSEWDVHDHYSTTSSSDVTEDDNLESISEIGTNHQEPSSPMPPQQEHGGGIGERRYHHDKADDGSYRGGGEMVVRHRDLREIADALKENFDKAAAAGEQVSQMLELGRAQLDKSFGQLKKTVIHSSSLLSSLSSTWTSKPPLAVKYRLDTTALDQPNSVKSLCSTLDRLLAWEKKLYDEIKAREGVKIEHEKKLSQLQSQEYKGEDEAKLDKTKASITRLQSLIIVTSQAVTTTSTAIIRLRDTDLVPQLVELCHGFMYMWKAMHQYHETQNSIVEQVRGLINRSNKGESTSELHRQATRDLESAVSSWHSSFTHVIKFQRDFIHSVHAWFKLTLFPVCHEDETAKEPTDAYAFCDEWKLALDRVPDTVASEAIKSFINVVHVISAKQADEHKIKKRTESASKELEKKASSLRNLERKYYQSYSMVGVGIPDTGPDNQHMLDSRDPLSDKKAELEVCRRRVEEEMVKHSKAIEVTRTMTLNNLQTGLPGVFQALTSFSALFMESLQTVCTRSYSIK; encoded by the exons atgggaTGCGCGGCGTCGAAACTCGACAGCGAGGACACTGTCCGGCGGTGCAAAGATCGCCGCCGTCTGATGAAAGAAGCCGTCTACGCTCGCCACCACCTCGCCGCCGCTCACTCCGATTACTGCCGATCGCTTCGTCTAACCGGATCCGCTCTCTCCTCGTTCGCCGCCGGCGAGCCTCTCTCCGTATCCGGTCAAACTCCCTCAGTGTTCCTccaccctcctcctcctcaacaACAGTCTCCCGCCAATCTTATCCCTCCACGTGTCCCTCCTCCTCAACAACAATCTCCCGCCAATCTTATCCCTCCTCTTCTGAAGCTGGAGCAGGCTCCTCCTCCGATCATCATCGCCAATCGACAACGAAGGAAACAGCAAAACAAACCTAAGGTGCCTCATATACTCTCTGAGTCGTCGTCTCCTGTGAGTGAGAGATCAAATCTCTTCCCGGAAGCGTACCAGAACTCGACTTACTCAGCTACTCCTTCCCACGCCTCTTCCGTCTGGAACTGGGAGAACTTCTACCCTCCCTCTCCTCCCGACTCCGAGTTCTTCGATAAAAAGGCTCaagagaggaggaggaaacAGAAGAAGCCAGATAATCCGTTTAGCGATGATACCGAGACGACGGAGAGGTCGTCAGAGTATGACTTCTTCAATCCGAGTACtaataacaagaagaagaaacagttTGAATCAATGGATGAAGAAGAGACGGAGAGAGAGGAGGTGCAGTGTAGTGAATGGGACGTTCACGATCATTACAGCACTACCAGCTCCTCTGACGTCACTGAAGATGACAATTTGGAGTCGATCTCCGAGATCGGGACTAATCACCAAGAACCTTCTTCACCAATGCCGCCACAGCAGGAACACGGCGGCGGCATtggagaaagaagatatcatcATGATAAAGCTGATGATGGTAGCTATAGAGGGGGAGGAGAGATGGTGGTTAGGCATAGAGATTTGAGAGAGATCGCTGATGCGCTCAAGGAGAATTTCGATAAGGCGGCTGCTGCGGGTGAGCAAGTGTCTCAGATGCTTGAGCTAGGTAGAGCTCAGCTTGATAAGAGTTTCGGACAGTTGAAGA AAACTGTGATTCATTCGAGTAGCTTACTAAGCAGCCTGAGCTCGACTTGGACCTCGAAGCCGCCGTTAGCAGTTAAGTACAGGCTAGACACGACGGCTTTGGATCAACCAAACAGTGTCAAGAGCCTTTGTTCCACTCTTGACCGTCTCTTGGCTTGGGAGAAGAAGCTCTATGATGAAATCAAg GCTAGAGAAGGTGTGAAGATTGAGCACGAGAAGAAGTTATCACAACTTCAAAGCCAAGAGTATAAAGGGGAGGATGAAGCTAAGCTAGACAAGACAAAGGCCTCTATAACGAGGTTACAGTCACTGATCATTGTTACATCTCAAGCTGTTACAACCACATCTACGGCTATAATCCGTCTTCGTGATACCGACCTTGTTCCTCAGCTTGTTGAACTATGTCATGG CTTTATGTACATGTGGAAAGCTATGCATCAATACCACGAGACACAGAACAGCATCGTGGAGCAAGTTCGAGGGCTCATCAACAGATCAAACAAAGGCGAATCAACCTCTGAGCTACATCGACAAGCTACACGTGACTTAGAATCAGCTGTCTCTTCTTGGCACTCCAGTTTTACTCACGTGATCAAATTCCAGCGTGACTTCATACACTCGGTTCACGCATGGTTCAAACTGACCCTTTTTCCGGTTTGCCACGAAGACGAAACAGCCAAAGAACCAACGGATGCTTACGCCTTCTGCGACGAGTGGAAACTCGCTCTGGACCGTGTCCCCGACACGGTAGCATCCGAAGCAATCAAAAGCTTCATCAACGTGGTGCACGTGATATCCGCGAAGCAAGCAGATGAACACAAGATAAAGAAGAGAACAGAGTCAGCATCAAAAGAGCTGGAGAAGAAAGCTTCGTCTCTTAGAAACCTAGAAAGGAAATACTACCAGTCATACTCAATGGTCGGTGTCGGTATACCAGATACAGGACCTGATAACCAACACATGTTAGACTCTAGAGACCCGCTAAGCGACAAGAAAGCGGAGCTTGAGGTTTGCAGGAGGAGAGTGGAGGAAGAAATGGTGAAGCATTCAAAGGCTATAGAAGTGACAAGAACCATGACTTTGAATAACTTGCAGACAGGGTTGCCTGGTGTGTTCCAAGCTTTAACAAGTTTCTCTGCTTTGTTCATGGAGTCTCTTCAAACGGTATGCACTCGCTCATACTCTATCAAATAG
- the LOC108854748 gene encoding uncharacterized protein LOC108854748 yields the protein MSPMSSPSAVADLLAALSYRLENGDRVLEEELNEPSSSMGRAISELNRSLTLDTNGEDSGFRVLDATMSLMCFKSPQVFDSAIEYLVKTIVSVLSSSTSCKVVRYRKEETLQFGSSSFLPQCSEELIELSKDIIDKLGANGRLLFEAVVRSAASTSCRARKLADGRNMGVSKLLAYLPRESSLENDKIPLRILFWYQDPLTLKEDVSRILKDVVERPFLCLNKELFERAEWRDIVVCLALSSSMFINARALLHKWLLLTGLASVFELLAALVSAIVDTVSRPTLWGIPMELASMLPFSDAYFPHKYQFLRILTGPLSSNSLVTLAHNCKPTPIKVQALDDKTEWALAINFPDWFYFASAMLFSGGSSLENIHHRYASQVGERKQTCDVEGLYVAAATYIAWILNPASGSIQESLTKSLIRVSEMSQRSESITGKRKEPASSTVEDMVREFHNKINNSFSVTSSSSSLQNNLLVRRVVVGVLIGSLYTVTDEEYELVLHYAATGKMLAIKKLRINRFKQAKGSSKTSMLMSNEITKEDAVEGARLLFNLTDTLESMCVSSFEAEEDAHEFINQFKLRSSKYLVKCIDRMIQLHCQEDGDLLLNDINIRLEQWSIKGPEDPQLKEDLDTIAAKLAFIFSPM from the exons ATGTCTCCGATGTCCTCTCCGTCAGCCGTCGCCGACCTCTTGGCCGCGCTTTCATACCGTCTCGAGAACGGAGACCGAGTCCTCGAAGAAGAATTAAACGAGCCTTCTTCCTCTATGGGACGAGCTATCTCAGAGCTCAACCGATCGCTAACTCTTGACACCAACGGCGAGGATtctgggtttagggttttagacGCGACGATGTCTCTAATGTGCTTCAAGTCACCTCAG GTTTTTGATTCGGCGATTGAGTATCTGGTGAAGACGATTGTCTCCGTCTTATCATCTTCAACCAGTTGCAAGGTGGTTAGGTATCGAAAGGAGGAAACTTTACAGTTTGGGAGCTCGAGTTTTTTACCTCAGTGCTCTGAGGAATTGATTGAACTCTCTAAGGACATTATTGATAAGTTGGGAGCAAATG GAAGACTATTGTTCGAAGCTGTTGTGAGATCAGCAGCTTCAACATCATGCAGAGCTAGAAAGTTAGCTGATGGAAGAAACATGGGTGTGTCTAAGCTTCTTGCTTACTTACCAAGAGAATCATCTTTAGAGAACGACAAGATACCTCTGAG GATCCTGTTCTGGTATCAAGACCCTTTGACTTTGAAGGAAGACGTTTCAAGAATCTTGAAAGATGTGGTGGAGAGGCCTTTCCTTTGTCTAAACAAGGAGCTATTCGAGAGGGCAGAGTGGCGTGATATAGTCGTCTGCTTAGCGCTTTCGTCTTCTATGTTTATCAACGCCAGAGCTCTCTTGCATAAGTGGCTTTTGCTTAC GGGACTTGCTTCAGTCTTTGAGTTACTTGCGGCTTTGGTCTCTGCAATAGTGGACACAGTTTCAAGACCAACGTTGTGGGGTATACCTATGGAACTAGCTTCCATGTTGCCATTCTCTGATGCATATTTTCCTCACAAGTATCAGTTTCTGAGAATCTTGACTGGTCCTCTCTCCTCCAACTCTCTCGTGACGTTAGCTCATAATTGCAAGCCTACTCCAATAAAAGTCCAAGCACTAGATGACAAAACCGAATG GGCTTTGGCTATAAACTTCCCAGACTGGTTTTACTTTGCTTCTGCTATGCTCTTCTCTGGAGGAAGTTCATTAGAAAACATTCACCATAGATACGCCTCACAAGTGGGTGAAAGGAAACAAACATGTGATGTGGAAGGGCTATATGTTGCCGCAGCAACATACATTGCTTGGATTCTGAACCCTGCGAGTGGAAGCATTCAAGAATCACTAACTAAGTCTCTCATCAGAGTCTCAGAGATGTCACAACGTAGTGAGTCTATAACTGGCAAGAGAAAGGAACCAGCTTCTAGTACTGTGGAAGACATGGTCAGAGAATTTCACAACAAGATCAACAATTCATTTTCAGTTACATCTTCCAGCTCAAGCCTCCAAAACAATCTGTTGGTAAGAAGAGTGGTGGTTGGTGTACTGATTGGCTCTCTATATACAGTAACAGACGAAGAGTATGAGCTGGTACTGCATTATGCTGCAACTGGGAAAATGCTAGCTATCAAGAAGTTGCGGATTAACAGATTCAAACAAGCAAAGGGAAGCTCTAAAACATCTATGTTGATGTCTAATGAAATAACCAAGGAGGATGCTGTTGAAGGCGCACGCCTTCTTTTCAACTTAACCGACACTTTGGAGAGTATGTGTGTATCGAGCTTTGAAGCTGAAGAGGACGCACATGAGTTTATTAACCAGTTTAAGCTAAGATCCAGCAAGTACTTGGTCAAATGCATCGACCGCATGATTCAACTTCACTGTCAAGAGGATGGAGATCTATTACTAAATGACATAAACATCAGACTGGAACAATGGTCGATTAAAGGACCAGAAGATCCGCAGCTCAAGGAAGATCTTGATACCATTGCTGCTAAACTTGCGTTCATATTCTCACCTATGTAG
- the LOC108849376 gene encoding uncharacterized protein LOC108849376 isoform X1 has translation MTEEEVAMEMEAVEAVYGDEAVIVDSYPPHLHLHIKPRTAEISSQQFVEAVVRIQAGSKYPEEPPEISLIESKGLDEQRQKLLIGFVHEKASELSSSLMLVALCEEAVERLTIMNHPDGDCPLCLYPLFPEDGESNPMPFMKLMSCFHCFHCECIIRWWNWLHTEKEADSEHGNSGSVDKSLGNCPVCRKVVHASDIEHVLGLVGAQSSQQETGLVQGEDKEDPLLQSESENMRRERFEAILKTQEEKGGLVQPKKNISVVPGMYLPPPPAPASSSSNQEEAREMGQQVEHKEAESETNSSSSNNRRGRGRGGRGHSNVNRRKQTSQDPRKPTKQWVQRS, from the exons ATGACAGAGGAAGAGGTGGCGATGGAGATGGAAGCCGTAGAAGCAGTTTACGGAGACGAAGCCGTCATAGTGGATTCATATCCTCCTCATCTTCACCTCCACATCAAGCCCCGCACCGCCGAGATCTCTTCTCAGCAG TTTGTGGAAGCTGTTGTGAGAATACAAGCAGGTTCTAAG TATCCAGAAGAACCGCCGGAGATTAGTCTGATTGAATCCAAGGGTCTTGATGAGCAAAGGCAAAAGCTTTTGATTGGGTTTGTGCATGAGAAAGCTTCTGAGCTATCATCTTCTCTGATGCTAGTTGCACTTTGTGAG GAAGCAGTTGAGAGGCTGACGATTATGAACCATCCGGATGGAGATTGTCCACTTTGTTTGTATCCCTTATTCCCTGAGGATGGCGAGAGTAATCCAATGCCCTTTATGAAGCTCATGTCTTGCTTCCACTGTTTCCACTG TGAGTGCATCATTAGGTGGTGGAATTGGCTTCACACAGAGAAAGAAGCTGATTCAGAACATG GTAACTCTGGATCAGTAGATAAAAGCTTGGGCAACTGTCCTGTGTGCCGGAAAGTTGTTCATGCGAGTGATATTGAACATGTTCTCGGCTTAGTAGGTGCTCAGTCATCTCAACAG GAAACTGGTTTGGTACAAGGTGAGGACAAAGAAGACCCACTGCTCCAGTCAGAGTCAGAGAACATGAGAAGAGAGCGGTTTGAGGCGATTTTAAAGACGCAGGAAGAAAAGGGAGGTCTGGTTCAaccaaagaaaaacatatcGGTTGTGCCCGGTATGTATCTTCCTCCTCCACCAGCTCCtgcatcatcttcatcaaaccAAGAAGAAGCTCGAGAGATGGGACAACAAGTGGAACACAAAGAAGCTGAATCAGAGACGAACTCTAGCAGCTCCAACAACAGGAGAGGCAGAGGCCGAGGAGGGCGGGGACATAGTAATGTCAACAGAAGGAAGCAGACCTCGCAAGATCCAAGAAAACCTACGAAGCAGTGGGTGCAGAGGAGTTGA
- the LOC108849376 gene encoding uncharacterized protein LOC108849376 isoform X2 yields the protein MLLQYPEEPPEISLIESKGLDEQRQKLLIGFVHEKASELSSSLMLVALCEEAVERLTIMNHPDGDCPLCLYPLFPEDGESNPMPFMKLMSCFHCFHCECIIRWWNWLHTEKEADSEHGNSGSVDKSLGNCPVCRKVVHASDIEHVLGLVGAQSSQQETGLVQGEDKEDPLLQSESENMRRERFEAILKTQEEKGGLVQPKKNISVVPGMYLPPPPAPASSSSNQEEAREMGQQVEHKEAESETNSSSSNNRRGRGRGGRGHSNVNRRKQTSQDPRKPTKQWVQRS from the exons ATGTTGTTACAGTATCCAGAAGAACCGCCGGAGATTAGTCTGATTGAATCCAAGGGTCTTGATGAGCAAAGGCAAAAGCTTTTGATTGGGTTTGTGCATGAGAAAGCTTCTGAGCTATCATCTTCTCTGATGCTAGTTGCACTTTGTGAG GAAGCAGTTGAGAGGCTGACGATTATGAACCATCCGGATGGAGATTGTCCACTTTGTTTGTATCCCTTATTCCCTGAGGATGGCGAGAGTAATCCAATGCCCTTTATGAAGCTCATGTCTTGCTTCCACTGTTTCCACTG TGAGTGCATCATTAGGTGGTGGAATTGGCTTCACACAGAGAAAGAAGCTGATTCAGAACATG GTAACTCTGGATCAGTAGATAAAAGCTTGGGCAACTGTCCTGTGTGCCGGAAAGTTGTTCATGCGAGTGATATTGAACATGTTCTCGGCTTAGTAGGTGCTCAGTCATCTCAACAG GAAACTGGTTTGGTACAAGGTGAGGACAAAGAAGACCCACTGCTCCAGTCAGAGTCAGAGAACATGAGAAGAGAGCGGTTTGAGGCGATTTTAAAGACGCAGGAAGAAAAGGGAGGTCTGGTTCAaccaaagaaaaacatatcGGTTGTGCCCGGTATGTATCTTCCTCCTCCACCAGCTCCtgcatcatcttcatcaaaccAAGAAGAAGCTCGAGAGATGGGACAACAAGTGGAACACAAAGAAGCTGAATCAGAGACGAACTCTAGCAGCTCCAACAACAGGAGAGGCAGAGGCCGAGGAGGGCGGGGACATAGTAATGTCAACAGAAGGAAGCAGACCTCGCAAGATCCAAGAAAACCTACGAAGCAGTGGGTGCAGAGGAGTTGA
- the LOC108853071 gene encoding uclacyanin-3-like, whose translation MGSTTAGVLFLLLLAGAPAVLAVTFKVGDVAGWTSGVNYTTWVTGKTFRVGDTLEFKYGPSHSVSVVNKAGFDACDSSGATQSFSGGDTKINLTTVGTIHFICPTPGHCLGGMKLAVPVLDPATPSPKSPPLAPRSPRKPKTPSPSESPSPSPSLPTSTTPSPSNAAFKGVTVSYGMMGLTMLVIFVAMS comes from the exons ATGGGATCAACCACGGCGGGCGttctcttccttctccttcTAGCGGGAGCCCCTGCCGTCTTGGCCGTGACTTTTAAGGTCGGTGATGTTGCTGGCTGGACCAGTGGTGTCAATTACACGACTTGGGTCACTGGAAAGACATTCAGAGTCGGTGACACTCTAg AGTTCAAGTACGGTCCTTCACACTCGGTGTCCGTTGTGAATAAAGCTGGCTTCGATGCCTGCGACAGTAGCGGAGCTACGCAAAGCTTCTCAGGCGGAGATACTAAGATCAATCTTACAACAGTTGGAACTATACACTTCATTTGCCCTACTCCTGGTCATTGCCTAGGTGGCATGAAACTCGCCGTTCCCGTCCTTGATCCTGCCACTCCTTCCCCAAAATCTCCACCGCTTGCCCCACGCTCTCCGCGTAAACCTAAGACTCCATCTCCATCAGAGTCGCCCTCCCCTTCGCCGTCCTTGCCGACTTCAACAACCCCTTCTCCGTCAAACGCAGCTTTTAAGGGAGTCACGGTGAGCTATGGAATGATGGGGCTCACCATGTTAGTGATATTTGTTGCCATGAGCTAA